A genome region from Neptunomonas japonica JAMM 1380 includes the following:
- a CDS encoding SAM-dependent methyltransferase yields MKVYEPSTTYINTRRAEPTWFEKKLLEKLQATLSQDCGTLHLTLPSGFTCKLGSSHPEAHIRLHNFRPLVRLYLGGANGWSESYLAGEWDSINLTTLVKWALAYENELTGLSKASFFTQMLHNIYHWQRDNSRKGSRKNIAAHYDLGNDFYKHWLDQSMTYSSALYNHPDDSLHQAQHNKYARILELLEAKAGQNVVEIGCGWGGFALQASRDHALNVHGITLSQEQLKWAEKRIENEALNEQVKLSLTDYRDLNQQYDAVVSIEMFEAVGEAHWDTYFETLKRVLKPGGNAVLQIITIEDERFHTYRKQADFIQRYVFPGGMLPSVSILKDKINEHGFVLKKHQLFGKDYARTIREWHRDFEHSWEDIRDQGFDETFYRLWRYYLAYCEGGFEHGSIDVGLYVLCHADEA; encoded by the coding sequence ATGAAAGTTTATGAGCCATCAACAACTTATATAAATACCCGCCGTGCTGAGCCTACGTGGTTTGAAAAAAAACTACTCGAAAAGCTACAGGCAACATTAAGCCAAGATTGCGGAACATTACACCTAACACTGCCTAGCGGATTTACGTGTAAACTCGGCAGTAGTCATCCAGAAGCTCATATTCGCTTGCATAACTTTCGCCCTCTTGTGCGCCTTTATTTAGGCGGTGCTAATGGCTGGTCGGAGAGTTACTTAGCCGGAGAATGGGACAGTATCAATTTAACAACGCTCGTAAAATGGGCGCTAGCCTATGAAAATGAACTCACAGGGCTATCCAAGGCAAGCTTCTTTACACAAATGCTGCACAATATCTATCATTGGCAACGAGATAACAGCCGCAAAGGTAGCCGCAAAAACATTGCAGCCCATTACGACTTAGGAAACGACTTTTATAAACACTGGCTGGATCAAAGCATGACCTACTCTTCTGCTTTGTATAACCACCCGGATGACTCACTGCACCAAGCACAACACAACAAGTACGCCCGCATCTTAGAATTATTAGAAGCCAAAGCAGGCCAGAATGTAGTCGAAATAGGGTGTGGTTGGGGAGGCTTTGCACTACAAGCAAGCCGTGATCACGCGCTTAACGTTCATGGCATTACCCTCTCACAAGAACAGCTAAAGTGGGCTGAAAAACGTATAGAAAATGAGGCTCTCAATGAGCAGGTAAAACTCAGCCTGACAGACTATCGAGACCTTAACCAACAGTACGATGCGGTTGTCTCAATTGAGATGTTCGAAGCCGTAGGCGAAGCGCACTGGGATACCTATTTCGAAACCCTAAAACGGGTACTCAAACCCGGAGGTAACGCGGTTTTACAAATCATTACCATTGAAGATGAACGCTTTCACACTTACCGAAAGCAAGCTGATTTTATTCAACGGTATGTGTTCCCCGGTGGCATGTTACCTAGCGTTTCCATACTGAAAGATAAAATCAATGAGCACGGTTTTGTTTTGAAAAAGCACCAGTTATTTGGCAAAGATTACGCTCGCACGATACGCGAATGGCACAGAGACTTTGAACACAGTTGGGAAGATATTCGTGATCAAGGCTTTGATGAAACCTTTTACCGTTTATGGCGTTATTATCTGGCCTACTGTGAAGGCGGCTTTGAACACGGCTCCATTGATGTTGGCTTGTACGTGCTCTGCCATGCTGATGAGGCCTAA
- a CDS encoding YbgA family protein: MENMVAKLSIPVGISACLLGQKVRYDGGHKRSKYCLDVLSECFQYTPLCPEVSIGLSIPREPIRLVGSAQDPRVLGVKDPSLDVTDKLKEYADDVSRTQTDLCGYILMRGSPSCGMERVKIYHENGMPNVSGSGVYAAQYMKNNPALPVEEEARLNDAVLRENFITRVFAYYNWREEVMAAPTLHKVIQFHSRHKYQLMAHSYEGYKQLGKYLADEAAKQPLEEVLEKYIVDLMTHLKNRANRKSHTNVLMHIMGYLKQDIDTETKQDLVAAIEDYRTERVNLITPLTLLKHYLKRHGSEYIQSQVYLDPYPHELGLRNYI, encoded by the coding sequence ATGGAAAATATGGTAGCTAAACTGTCAATTCCTGTAGGCATTAGTGCCTGTTTGTTGGGGCAAAAAGTTCGTTACGATGGTGGGCATAAGCGCTCGAAATACTGCTTAGATGTACTGAGTGAGTGTTTTCAGTACACACCTCTGTGCCCTGAAGTCTCCATCGGTTTAAGCATACCGCGTGAGCCTATCCGCTTGGTGGGCAGTGCTCAAGATCCACGTGTGCTCGGTGTGAAAGACCCTTCGTTGGATGTGACAGATAAATTAAAAGAATATGCTGATGATGTGAGCCGTACGCAAACAGATCTGTGTGGCTATATATTGATGAGAGGCTCACCTAGCTGCGGCATGGAAAGAGTAAAAATCTATCACGAAAACGGAATGCCAAATGTCTCTGGCAGTGGTGTGTATGCTGCCCAATATATGAAAAATAACCCGGCCTTACCGGTAGAGGAAGAAGCTCGCCTGAATGATGCTGTATTGCGAGAAAACTTCATTACGCGAGTGTTTGCTTACTATAACTGGCGTGAAGAGGTGATGGCTGCACCTACGCTGCATAAGGTAATTCAGTTTCATAGCCGTCATAAATATCAGCTGATGGCGCACAGTTACGAAGGCTACAAGCAGCTGGGTAAGTATCTGGCGGATGAAGCGGCCAAGCAGCCATTGGAGGAGGTTCTTGAAAAGTACATCGTGGACCTGATGACCCATTTAAAGAATCGTGCAAACCGTAAAAGCCACACTAATGTACTGATGCATATTATGGGTTATCTAAAACAGGATATTGATACTGAAACTAAGCAGGATTTAGTTGCAGCAATTGAAGATTATCGCACCGAGAGGGTGAACCTAATTACCCCTTTAACCTTGCTTAAGCATTACTTAAAGCGTCATGGATCTGAGTATATTCAATCACAGGTTTATCTTGATCCTTACCCACATGAGCTTGGTTTAAGAAACTATATTTAA
- a CDS encoding SDR family NAD(P)-dependent oxidoreductase, whose amino-acid sequence MSRNNTLPWASVWVTGAGRGIGEALARLFVQKGLTVYASSRATSELESLQKRCQGYSGTIIPTPLDITDLHQIELLMQHWDKGEGLPELVVLNAGTHDPFPAQEFSAQRCQRVFDINLQGTINCLDPVLKRMLKSNSGQLAIMASVAGYRGLPTAAAYGASKAALIHLCEALYLDLKDSKVVLQVINPGFVRTPLTDKNDFKMPALQEPEEAAERIFKGLLGTGFEIAFPRRFVYFLKLLRILPYRWYFALIGKTVKT is encoded by the coding sequence ATGAGCAGGAACAATACGCTACCCTGGGCTAGCGTATGGGTGACGGGGGCAGGCCGAGGTATTGGTGAAGCACTGGCTCGTTTATTCGTACAGAAAGGATTAACGGTTTATGCATCGTCGCGAGCCACCTCTGAACTAGAAAGTTTGCAAAAACGCTGCCAAGGCTACTCTGGCACTATAATCCCGACACCTCTTGATATAACAGACCTACACCAGATTGAGCTGTTAATGCAGCACTGGGATAAGGGCGAAGGTTTACCTGAACTGGTTGTTTTAAATGCGGGCACGCATGACCCTTTTCCTGCACAGGAGTTTAGTGCGCAGCGTTGCCAAAGGGTGTTTGATATCAACCTTCAGGGGACGATAAACTGCCTAGATCCTGTATTAAAGCGCATGCTAAAAAGTAACTCAGGACAGCTTGCCATCATGGCATCTGTTGCAGGGTATCGTGGTTTACCCACGGCAGCAGCCTATGGTGCGAGTAAAGCGGCGTTGATTCACCTTTGTGAAGCGCTTTATCTGGACTTGAAAGACAGCAAGGTAGTATTGCAAGTGATTAACCCTGGGTTTGTGCGTACACCGCTGACCGATAAAAATGATTTTAAAATGCCAGCGCTACAAGAGCCTGAAGAGGCGGCTGAGCGTATTTTTAAAGGCCTATTAGGCACTGGTTTTGAGATAGCGTTCCCGCGTCGCTTTGTCTATTTTTTAAAATTGCTACGTATACTACCTTATCGTTGGTACTTTGCATTGATAGGTAAAACCGTCAAAACATAG
- a CDS encoding ChrR family anti-sigma-E factor — MNIKHHLDEATLMSYAAGSMSQAMALVVACHLSMCTACRNRAHESEAIGGMLLDNLKPAPVGDDALAQVLACIDGLPELEAEPSGASLNTSLNNRASCEKAESFSSNNDQITSASSVPSPLDDYIGSSLEHIEWNRIVPGVHYHDLPCKTERGGVSRLLRIAPGKAMLPHSHDGNELTLILRGSFTDEVGRFTVGDIADLDNEIQHQPLVDSNEDCICLIATDAPLKFSTLLGKIVQPMTGF, encoded by the coding sequence ATGAACATTAAACATCACCTAGATGAAGCAACCCTGATGAGCTACGCCGCAGGCTCAATGTCTCAGGCAATGGCGCTGGTTGTTGCTTGCCATCTTTCTATGTGTACAGCTTGTCGTAATAGGGCTCATGAGTCTGAAGCGATTGGCGGCATGCTACTTGATAACCTTAAACCCGCCCCAGTGGGTGATGATGCATTAGCGCAAGTACTTGCGTGTATTGATGGCTTGCCTGAATTGGAGGCAGAGCCTTCGGGTGCATCGTTAAACACTTCATTGAACAATCGTGCTTCATGTGAAAAAGCAGAATCATTTTCGAGTAACAATGATCAAATCACCAGCGCTTCAAGCGTTCCAAGCCCCCTAGATGACTATATTGGCAGCTCATTGGAGCATATTGAGTGGAACAGAATAGTCCCCGGCGTCCATTATCATGACTTGCCCTGTAAAACTGAGCGTGGAGGTGTATCACGCTTATTACGTATCGCGCCGGGTAAAGCGATGTTGCCGCACTCGCATGATGGAAATGAGCTCACTTTGATTTTACGCGGCTCATTTACCGATGAGGTAGGGCGTTTTACGGTGGGTGATATCGCTGATCTGGATAACGAAATACAGCATCAACCACTGGTAGATAGTAACGAAGATTGTATTTGCCTCATCGCTACTGATGCACCACTTAAATTTAGTACTTTGCTGGGTAAAATTGTCCAGCCAATGACTGGTTTTTAA
- a CDS encoding DUF3833 domain-containing protein: MVSIPFIAACSANIDDYSEVKPELDLSEFFNGHLEAYGIVQDFKGKVSRRFTADILGQWNGDKGVLDEQFIFADGEIQHRCWNLNKSGKNYTGTAGDVVGEAKGKVAGNALNWSYVLSVPVEGKYWDISLNDWMYLVDENNLINRAKMSKFGLEVGQITLYIRKVSSQAHRPLTKGCNIEGGH; the protein is encoded by the coding sequence ATGGTTTCTATTCCTTTTATAGCGGCTTGCAGTGCTAATATTGATGATTACAGTGAGGTTAAGCCTGAGCTGGATCTTAGTGAATTTTTTAATGGTCATCTTGAGGCTTACGGTATTGTTCAGGATTTTAAAGGGAAGGTAAGCCGGCGCTTTACAGCGGATATTCTGGGACAGTGGAACGGTGATAAAGGTGTACTGGATGAGCAATTTATCTTTGCTGATGGAGAGATACAACACCGCTGCTGGAACCTCAATAAATCAGGGAAAAACTACACGGGTACAGCGGGTGATGTGGTAGGAGAAGCGAAAGGAAAGGTGGCAGGTAATGCGCTGAATTGGTCTTATGTGTTATCTGTTCCTGTCGAGGGTAAGTATTGGGATATTAGCTTGAACGATTGGATGTACTTGGTGGATGAAAACAACCTGATTAATCGGGCGAAAATGAGCAAGTTCGGCTTAGAAGTTGGGCAAATAACACTGTATATCCGTAAAGTGTCTTCGCAAGCTCACCGCCCTTTGACTAAAGGCTGCAACATTGAAGGCGGGCACTAA
- a CDS encoding GNAT family N-acetyltransferase, giving the protein MSFSYQTSRLQISEILSSNQEPDFLASIMEVLTPKVVANLPPYFQNVDSISSAQEWLQKTTSDGRLFIVNLKSDYKTIGFVFLSTGNNGVTHIGYLLGELNWGKGYATELIQGLIQFIESEAQITRLIAGVAKDNIASITLLNKLGFTHSSIEANGTMFFEYLFSQT; this is encoded by the coding sequence GTGAGCTTTAGTTATCAAACCTCAAGGTTGCAGATTAGCGAAATCCTTAGTAGCAACCAAGAACCAGATTTTTTAGCTTCAATTATGGAAGTATTGACTCCTAAAGTTGTTGCAAACCTCCCACCATATTTTCAGAATGTAGATTCGATATCTTCAGCTCAAGAGTGGTTACAAAAAACAACCTCTGACGGGCGCTTATTTATTGTAAACCTGAAAAGTGATTATAAGACTATTGGTTTCGTATTTCTATCTACCGGAAACAATGGCGTCACCCATATAGGATATTTACTAGGAGAACTAAACTGGGGTAAAGGCTACGCAACGGAACTAATACAAGGCTTAATTCAATTCATTGAATCCGAAGCTCAAATAACTCGATTAATTGCCGGTGTTGCTAAAGATAATATTGCTTCAATCACATTACTTAATAAATTGGGGTTTACTCATAGCTCAATAGAGGCTAATGGCACAATGTTTTTCGAGTATCTATTTTCACAAACATAG
- a CDS encoding NAD(P)/FAD-dependent oxidoreductase — translation MNITAIRPKKIAVVGSGISGLSCAWLLNKAHQVTLYEKDDRLGGHSNTASFNLENNHVDVDTGFIVFNPVNYPNLVKFFNTLDVATCETDMSFGISVNQGELEYSGTGLSGLLAQKRNLIRPSFWKMVQEVMRFYRESEDVMQQQDLDQITLGELLQQKGYSNAFIYNHLLPMGAAIWSTPVDKMLNYPASSFLRFCRNHGLVQLKDRPQWSTVIGGSKQYVNKIATQLEGKIRLNSHIHKIIRNSDHVVIEDLHGNREYYDDVVLACHSDQAIALLDEPTEEEQRLLGHFPYQRNKAYLHLDASLMPKRKAVWSSWNYLSEGKRDQSQEVSVTYWMNQLQPLNTEVPLFVSLNPLREPKDGSIIRSFFYDHPEFGREALQSQKQLWALQGKQRTWFCGAYFGYGFHEDGLQSGLAVAEQLGGVPRPWHLDDKNSRIFVKEPSSPSQQSASFNESDKEKEHAHG, via the coding sequence ATGAATATCACGGCTATACGTCCCAAAAAAATTGCGGTAGTCGGCTCTGGTATTTCTGGCCTGAGCTGCGCATGGTTACTCAACAAGGCCCATCAGGTGACCCTGTATGAAAAAGATGACCGCTTAGGCGGACACTCAAACACAGCCTCCTTCAATCTAGAAAACAATCACGTTGATGTTGATACGGGTTTTATTGTTTTTAACCCAGTGAATTATCCAAACTTAGTAAAGTTCTTTAACACCCTGGACGTTGCTACCTGTGAAACGGATATGTCATTTGGCATATCCGTAAACCAAGGTGAGCTTGAGTATTCGGGCACCGGATTATCCGGTTTATTAGCACAAAAACGTAATCTTATTCGCCCTTCATTCTGGAAAATGGTTCAGGAGGTGATGCGTTTTTATCGCGAGTCTGAAGACGTAATGCAGCAGCAAGATCTTGATCAAATAACACTGGGTGAGCTTTTGCAGCAAAAAGGTTACAGCAACGCTTTTATCTACAACCATCTTTTACCGATGGGGGCTGCTATTTGGTCAACCCCCGTCGACAAGATGCTGAACTACCCTGCCAGCAGTTTTTTACGGTTTTGCCGCAACCACGGTCTGGTGCAACTGAAAGATCGCCCTCAATGGAGCACGGTTATTGGTGGCAGCAAGCAATACGTTAATAAGATAGCAACACAGCTAGAAGGCAAGATCCGCCTTAATAGCCATATCCACAAGATCATCCGTAATAGTGACCATGTAGTGATAGAAGACCTCCACGGTAACCGTGAATACTATGATGATGTAGTGCTGGCTTGCCATTCAGATCAAGCCATCGCATTACTGGATGAGCCAACAGAAGAGGAACAACGCCTGCTGGGGCATTTCCCGTATCAGCGTAATAAAGCCTACCTTCATTTAGATGCCTCATTAATGCCAAAACGCAAAGCCGTGTGGTCGAGTTGGAACTACCTGTCCGAAGGTAAACGAGACCAATCACAAGAAGTATCAGTGACCTATTGGATGAACCAGCTACAACCACTCAATACAGAGGTTCCCCTTTTTGTTTCATTAAACCCACTACGCGAGCCTAAAGATGGCAGCATTATCCGCAGTTTCTTTTACGACCACCCTGAGTTTGGCCGCGAAGCCTTACAGTCACAAAAGCAACTATGGGCACTACAAGGCAAACAACGAACCTGGTTCTGCGGTGCCTACTTTGGTTATGGCTTTCATGAAGATGGCTTACAATCAGGCCTTGCGGTTGCAGAGCAGCTCGGTGGAGTCCCCCGCCCATGGCACCTTGACGATAAAAATAGCCGTATCTTTGTAAAAGAGCCTTCATCACCATCACAACAGAGCGCCTCTTTTAACGAGAGTGACAAGGAGAAGGAACACGCCCATGGATGA
- a CDS encoding sigma-70 family RNA polymerase sigma factor, translating into MESKPPGEDVNNVVSMRQAEAPKRWSDRLSDLAKTKDKALYIQLFKHFAPKVKAYIIRLGLVETTAEELMQETMLAVWRKAHLFNPSKAAASTWIFTLARNQSIDWMRKQKYPEYGLESWHEEPDDESDVCEQVVTSDRMAKVISQLPEDQAQVIYMSFYEGRSHSDISARLGVPLGSVKSRIRLASGKIKMMWSDDV; encoded by the coding sequence ATGGAAAGCAAACCACCGGGTGAAGATGTGAATAATGTAGTGTCTATGCGACAAGCAGAAGCTCCCAAAAGATGGAGTGATAGGCTTTCAGACTTGGCCAAAACAAAAGACAAAGCGTTGTATATTCAGCTGTTTAAACATTTTGCGCCAAAAGTTAAAGCCTACATTATTCGTTTGGGTCTAGTTGAAACAACGGCAGAAGAGCTAATGCAAGAGACCATGTTAGCTGTTTGGCGTAAGGCCCATCTTTTCAATCCTTCTAAAGCGGCAGCCAGCACGTGGATTTTTACCTTGGCAAGAAACCAAAGCATAGACTGGATGCGTAAGCAGAAGTACCCAGAATATGGCTTAGAGTCATGGCATGAAGAGCCAGATGACGAAAGTGACGTCTGTGAGCAGGTGGTTACATCTGACCGTATGGCTAAAGTTATTTCGCAGTTACCAGAAGATCAGGCGCAGGTGATTTATATGTCTTTTTATGAAGGGCGCTCTCACTCTGATATTTCTGCCCGGCTGGGAGTACCTTTAGGCAGTGTTAAATCGAGAATTCGTTTGGCATCAGGCAAAATTAAAATGATGTGGAGTGATGATGTATGA
- a CDS encoding DUF1365 domain-containing protein, whose amino-acid sequence MDELNSCLYKGVVMHHRFRPSKNRFIYRVFCVCIDLDELPQLNKQRFFSINTFNLFSFHEKDHGSGQENLPENIRSLLTERGYASATHKIRLLCYPRILGYTFNPLSTYFCYNSNDELEAILYEVSNTFGSRHTYLLEASPNADQVRHQCDKQMYVSPFMPMQTSYGFRIQPPKQRVAVCIRQTEWATNSAEKQPILHATFTGEHCVLNDRSLLGVFFKYPLMTLKVMSGIHWEALKLWRKKLVLQPRDTGKSHSISWQDKSGVSHYESL is encoded by the coding sequence ATGGATGAGCTAAATTCTTGCCTTTATAAAGGCGTAGTAATGCATCACCGTTTTCGCCCCAGCAAAAACCGCTTCATCTATCGTGTGTTTTGTGTGTGCATTGATCTGGATGAACTGCCACAATTAAACAAACAGCGTTTTTTTTCGATAAATACATTTAATCTGTTTTCCTTCCACGAAAAGGATCACGGATCAGGCCAAGAAAACCTGCCCGAGAATATTCGCAGCTTACTCACTGAACGAGGTTACGCCAGCGCCACCCATAAAATACGCCTGCTCTGTTACCCGCGTATTCTGGGTTATACCTTTAACCCGTTAAGTACTTACTTCTGTTACAACAGTAATGACGAGTTAGAAGCCATACTCTACGAAGTCAGTAACACATTTGGCTCCCGTCATACCTACTTACTTGAAGCGAGCCCTAATGCTGATCAAGTACGCCACCAGTGTGATAAACAGATGTACGTTAGCCCCTTCATGCCGATGCAGACCTCCTACGGTTTTCGTATCCAGCCTCCCAAACAACGTGTTGCGGTATGCATTCGCCAAACAGAATGGGCGACTAACAGTGCAGAAAAGCAACCCATTCTGCATGCCACATTTACGGGTGAGCACTGCGTATTGAATGACCGTTCACTACTCGGCGTCTTCTTTAAGTACCCCTTGATGACCTTAAAAGTCATGTCAGGCATCCATTGGGAAGCGCTCAAGTTATGGCGCAAGAAATTAGTATTACAGCCCCGAGATACCGGTAAAAGCCACAGTATTAGCTGGCAGGATAAAAGTGGAGTGTCGCATTATGAAAGTTTATGA
- a CDS encoding DUF2878 domain-containing protein, which translates to MLFGLSWKIWINFWGFNLIWALSIFSGNEAMLWVLLLLVLHFLIITKPLVELLVVLATALLGYSIDCLLTLLGVFKFEQVQGITPIWLILLWVGFCSTLRHSLNFFSQKYLTASFAGAIAGSFTYLSAAHFGAVELLLSPVINVVVLASVWAALFPALLWLSDKSSYPDLAKNSEGVLTNDVSGKGDSYGFYSFYSGLQC; encoded by the coding sequence ATGTTGTTCGGTTTATCTTGGAAAATCTGGATCAATTTTTGGGGTTTTAATCTGATCTGGGCATTGAGTATTTTTAGCGGCAATGAAGCAATGCTTTGGGTATTGTTGCTGTTAGTGCTGCATTTTCTGATTATTACAAAGCCTTTGGTTGAGCTGTTGGTTGTATTGGCCACCGCTTTGTTGGGCTATAGCATTGATTGCTTATTGACGCTTCTGGGTGTGTTCAAATTTGAGCAGGTTCAAGGTATTACGCCTATTTGGCTAATTCTCCTGTGGGTTGGCTTTTGCTCAACCCTTAGACATAGCTTGAACTTCTTTTCACAAAAATATCTTACCGCTTCATTCGCTGGCGCTATTGCCGGTAGTTTTACTTACCTTTCGGCTGCACACTTTGGTGCGGTGGAGCTGCTGCTTTCTCCTGTTATTAATGTTGTTGTTTTGGCAAGTGTATGGGCTGCTTTATTCCCTGCATTGTTGTGGCTTTCCGACAAGAGTAGCTATCCCGATTTGGCAAAAAACTCAGAGGGAGTGTTAACTAATGACGTTTCTGGCAAAGGTGACTCTTATGGTTTCTATTCCTTTTATAGCGGCTTGCAGTGCTAA
- a CDS encoding cryptochrome/photolyase family protein: protein MATHKLVWFRNDLRTEDHHALYHACQNSTEAGVIAVVAITPKQWEMQDEAKCRVEFWLANLIKLKQDLAALNVPLKIIRVATNRELPEQLWALAQQINVGGLYFNKEYPEYEQARDQQVEQLFLQNGVACHVCDSDLILPAGSVLNQQGQAYKVFTPFSKAWRQLYLQQPSTPLPSPVQLPKQNYLITSSDAVPMGIGYGNQVGASWNSSLWPAGADHAHQLLQQFVHERSHDYKQLRDFPAQIATSSLSPYLSAGVLTTRQCVAAMQAYSKDPDWFYSQWVTELIWREFYRHLLVAFPQMNRWQPFKPEVEAKISWQYDEKLFRAWSEGETGFAVVDAGMKQLVETGWMHNRVRMISASFLTKLLRQDWRLGARFFMQHLIDGDFASNLGGWQWSASVGADAAPYFRIFSPMRQTDRFDPQGAYISRWLPDELLSNRPAPVIDYAVERNRSIDEYKNSGVLR, encoded by the coding sequence ATGGCAACTCATAAGCTAGTTTGGTTCCGCAATGATCTGCGCACAGAAGATCATCATGCGCTTTATCATGCCTGCCAAAATAGTACTGAGGCAGGTGTTATTGCCGTGGTTGCCATTACGCCAAAACAATGGGAGATGCAGGATGAGGCTAAATGCAGAGTCGAGTTTTGGCTAGCCAATCTTATAAAGTTAAAGCAAGACTTAGCTGCTCTGAACGTTCCACTTAAAATAATACGTGTTGCCACTAACCGTGAGTTGCCAGAACAGTTGTGGGCTCTGGCTCAGCAGATTAATGTTGGCGGTCTGTATTTTAATAAAGAGTACCCTGAATACGAACAAGCACGAGATCAGCAAGTAGAGCAGTTATTTTTACAGAACGGTGTGGCTTGTCATGTATGTGACAGCGACTTGATACTGCCAGCAGGCTCAGTGTTGAACCAGCAAGGCCAGGCTTATAAAGTGTTTACTCCTTTTAGTAAGGCTTGGCGTCAGTTGTATCTGCAACAACCTTCTACGCCCTTACCGTCACCGGTGCAATTACCTAAGCAAAACTACCTCATTACTAGTAGTGATGCTGTACCAATGGGTATCGGCTATGGGAACCAAGTGGGTGCTAGCTGGAATAGTAGTTTATGGCCCGCGGGGGCTGATCATGCCCATCAATTATTACAACAGTTTGTACATGAGAGGTCACATGATTATAAGCAGTTACGCGACTTTCCTGCACAAATAGCAACATCGTCGCTTTCACCTTATTTAAGTGCAGGTGTACTAACTACGCGTCAATGTGTTGCCGCCATGCAGGCGTATTCTAAAGACCCTGATTGGTTTTATAGCCAATGGGTAACTGAGCTCATTTGGCGTGAGTTTTATCGTCATCTATTGGTCGCGTTTCCTCAGATGAATCGTTGGCAGCCGTTTAAACCAGAAGTAGAGGCTAAAATCAGTTGGCAATATGATGAAAAGCTTTTTCGTGCTTGGAGCGAAGGAGAAACGGGTTTTGCTGTTGTTGATGCGGGTATGAAGCAACTAGTAGAGACGGGATGGATGCATAATCGTGTAAGAATGATTAGTGCCTCTTTTCTCACAAAATTACTGCGTCAGGATTGGCGCTTGGGTGCACGCTTTTTTATGCAGCATCTGATTGATGGTGATTTTGCCTCTAACCTTGGTGGTTGGCAGTGGAGTGCTTCTGTTGGTGCTGATGCGGCACCATATTTTCGGATTTTTAGTCCGATGCGCCAAACCGACAGGTTTGATC
- a CDS encoding nuclear transport factor 2 family protein, with protein sequence MDNWLADYVEVLENLSSENLNSLCNITAEAFNFKDPFNHTHTQADFIAIMDDMFKRLSLVRFEVHRLVQQGQHAFIYWTFYGNSRFTGEFSFEGVSRIEANKSGKIILHHDFWDGSELMEKVPLLGAIIRKVRKKLSHN encoded by the coding sequence ATGGATAACTGGTTAGCCGACTATGTTGAAGTGTTAGAAAACCTCAGCAGCGAAAACCTAAACAGCCTATGCAATATAACCGCAGAGGCTTTTAACTTTAAAGACCCTTTTAATCACACCCATACGCAAGCAGATTTTATCGCTATTATGGACGATATGTTCAAGCGCCTGTCGCTTGTGCGCTTTGAGGTACACCGCTTAGTACAACAGGGGCAACACGCCTTTATTTATTGGACGTTTTACGGCAATAGTCGTTTTACCGGTGAGTTTAGCTTTGAGGGCGTGAGCCGGATTGAAGCAAATAAAAGCGGCAAAATAATATTACATCATGACTTTTGGGATGGCTCAGAACTTATGGAAAAAGTACCTTTGCTCGGCGCTATTATCCGTAAAGTACGTAAAAAATTATCACATAATTAG